From Serinicoccus profundi, the proteins below share one genomic window:
- the cydB gene encoding cytochrome d ubiquinol oxidase subunit II, producing MELTTIWFILIAVLWIGYFCLEGFDYGVGMLLPVLGRDETGASTDGEVRHTGETRKRQMLSAIGPFWDGNEVWLLTAGGAIFAAFPHWYATLFSGFYLPLLLILVGLILRGVGLEYRGKIDSPTWRARMDAMVVAGSLVPALLWGVAFTNIVLGVPIDAEMEYVGGFWNLLGPTALLGGLTTLALFLTHGAIFVALKTDGRLRHDARALALRLGVVAAVLAVAWLGIVHSQTGTPWSWVAAGVAAVALVAGLLAATRGREGWAFTGTFVAIAVATTSLFLALFPDVMPSSLDPAWSLTAQNASSSQKTLGIMTVVALVFTPIMLIYTAWSYWTFRKRVSGHHIPTEVHHAAVVDEQVGAGR from the coding sequence ATGGAGCTCACCACGATCTGGTTCATCCTCATCGCCGTCCTGTGGATCGGCTACTTCTGCCTCGAGGGCTTCGACTACGGCGTCGGCATGCTGCTGCCCGTGCTCGGAAGAGACGAGACCGGCGCGTCCACGGACGGTGAGGTGCGGCATACCGGGGAGACGCGCAAGCGGCAGATGCTCTCGGCGATCGGGCCGTTCTGGGACGGCAACGAGGTGTGGCTGCTCACCGCGGGCGGCGCGATCTTCGCGGCCTTCCCGCACTGGTATGCCACGCTCTTCTCCGGGTTCTACCTGCCGCTGCTGCTCATCCTGGTCGGGCTGATCCTGCGCGGCGTGGGGCTGGAGTACCGCGGCAAGATCGACTCGCCGACCTGGCGGGCGCGGATGGACGCGATGGTCGTCGCCGGGTCGCTCGTGCCGGCGCTGCTGTGGGGCGTGGCCTTCACCAACATCGTGCTGGGCGTGCCGATCGACGCCGAGATGGAGTATGTCGGCGGCTTCTGGAACCTTCTCGGCCCGACCGCGCTGCTCGGCGGCCTCACCACGCTCGCGCTCTTCCTCACCCACGGCGCGATCTTCGTCGCGCTCAAGACCGACGGCCGGCTGCGCCACGACGCCCGCGCGCTCGCCCTGCGGCTCGGCGTCGTCGCGGCGGTGCTGGCGGTCGCCTGGCTCGGGATCGTGCACTCGCAGACCGGGACCCCGTGGTCCTGGGTGGCCGCCGGCGTCGCGGCGGTGGCGCTCGTCGCCGGGCTGCTGGCGGCGACCCGGGGTCGCGAGGGCTGGGCCTTCACCGGCACCTTCGTGGCGATCGCGGTGGCGACGACCTCGCTCTTCCTCGCGCTCTTCCCCGACGTGATGCCCTCCAGCCTCGACCCCGCCTGGTCGCTGACGGCGCAGAACGCGAGCTCCAGCCAGAAGACCCTCGGCATCATGACGGTGGTCGCGCTCGTCTTCACGCCGATCATGCTCATCTACACCGCGTGGAGCTACTGGACCTTCCGCAAGCGCGTCTCCGGACACCACATCCCCACCGAGGTGCACCACGCGGCGGTCGTCGACGAGCAGGTCGGGGCGGGTCGCTGA
- a CDS encoding cytochrome ubiquinol oxidase subunit I, producing the protein MDALDLARWQFGITTVYHYFFVPITIGLSLLVAIMQTQWLRTRNPQWLRLTKFYGKLFTINFALGLVTGIVQEFQFGMNWSDYSRFVGDIFGAPLAIEALLAFFLESTFLGLWIFGWGRIPEKLHAAAIWLVHIGTLLSSYFILAANSFMQNPVGYAINPDTGRAELTDFLAILTNKVQLVTFPHVITAAYMTGGAFVLAFALWHLWREATPRTDRVMYRRAARLGAVTVLLAGAGSAITGDIQGKIMTEVQPMKMAAAEALYEDVPEGEGAPFSIITVGTLDGEEEVWALTVPKLLSYLATGTLDGAVEGIDHIQERYELTYSGSELTAAEDYRPVIPLAYWSFRLMIGLGLAAMGIAAVVLWVLRGRGNGTEVPRLSHRIWGYAAAGVLFLPLFANSFGWIFTETGRQPWLVMGLMTTRTGVSPGTTAGEVLTSLIVFTLLYGVLAVVEVGLTLRYGRAGAEQVPEDASYDPRTRDDDDAFVFTY; encoded by the coding sequence GTGGACGCACTCGATCTGGCCCGCTGGCAGTTCGGCATCACGACCGTCTACCACTACTTCTTCGTGCCGATCACGATCGGGCTCAGCCTGCTCGTCGCGATCATGCAGACGCAGTGGCTGCGCACCCGCAACCCGCAGTGGCTTCGCCTGACGAAGTTCTACGGCAAGCTCTTCACGATCAATTTCGCGCTCGGCCTGGTCACCGGGATCGTGCAGGAGTTCCAGTTCGGGATGAACTGGTCGGACTACTCGCGCTTCGTCGGCGACATCTTCGGGGCGCCGCTCGCGATCGAGGCGCTGCTCGCGTTCTTCCTCGAGTCGACCTTCCTCGGCCTGTGGATCTTCGGCTGGGGCCGGATCCCGGAGAAGCTGCACGCCGCCGCGATCTGGCTGGTCCACATCGGCACCCTGCTGTCGTCCTACTTCATCCTCGCCGCCAACTCCTTCATGCAGAACCCCGTCGGCTACGCGATCAACCCCGACACCGGCCGTGCCGAACTCACCGACTTCCTCGCGATCCTCACCAACAAGGTGCAGCTCGTGACCTTCCCGCACGTCATCACCGCGGCCTACATGACCGGCGGCGCATTCGTCCTCGCCTTCGCGCTCTGGCACCTGTGGCGGGAGGCGACGCCGCGCACCGACCGGGTGATGTACCGCCGCGCGGCCCGGCTCGGGGCCGTCACCGTCCTCCTCGCCGGGGCCGGGTCGGCGATCACCGGCGACATCCAGGGCAAGATCATGACCGAGGTGCAGCCGATGAAGATGGCCGCCGCCGAGGCGCTCTACGAGGACGTCCCCGAGGGCGAGGGCGCCCCCTTCTCGATCATCACCGTCGGCACCCTCGACGGGGAGGAGGAGGTCTGGGCGCTCACCGTCCCCAAACTGCTCTCCTATCTCGCGACCGGCACCCTCGACGGCGCCGTCGAGGGCATCGACCACATCCAGGAGCGCTACGAGCTCACCTACTCCGGGTCCGAGCTGACGGCCGCCGAAGACTACCGCCCGGTCATCCCGCTGGCCTACTGGAGCTTCCGGCTCATGATCGGGCTCGGGCTGGCCGCCATGGGCATCGCCGCGGTCGTCCTGTGGGTCCTGCGCGGTCGGGGCAACGGGACCGAGGTGCCCCGACTCAGCCACCGCATCTGGGGGTATGCCGCGGCGGGCGTCCTCTTCCTGCCGCTCTTCGCCAACTCCTTCGGCTGGATCTTCACCGAGACGGGCCGCCAGCCCTGGCTGGTCATGGGGCTCATGACGACCCGCACCGGCGTCTCCCCCGGGACGACCGCCGGCGAGGTCCTCACCTCGCTCATCGTCTTCACCCTCCTGTATGGCGTGCTCGCCGTCGTCGAGGTCGGCCTCACCCTGCGCTACGGCCGGGCCGGCGCCGAGCAGGTGCCCGAGGACGCGTCCTACGACCCCCGCACCCGCGACGACGACGACGCCTTCGTCTTCACCTACTGA
- a CDS encoding M56 family metallopeptidase yields MPGPALLLWQSVSLAGVLCALLAAPVAVLTTGLSQPLLLGLALTLSGAMLVRLLVSGHRVGTDLRRRRTQHRELVDLVGEHLEGAPARTAAAVARPDVTVLAQGNPSAYCLPGRGDRIVLTRAALDRLGTPELRAVLAHEQGHLDARHDLLLELFTVLHEAVPRQLRVDAALAEVHLLAEALADRIAEQRTGPTDLARALVAMATAGTPEVTARVRLLTHPPAPRHTRIAVSLLALATLALPAAVVMLLTLS; encoded by the coding sequence ATGCCGGGGCCGGCCCTGCTGCTCTGGCAGTCGGTGAGCCTCGCCGGGGTGCTCTGCGCCCTGCTCGCCGCACCGGTCGCGGTGCTGACCACCGGCCTGTCCCAGCCGCTGCTCCTCGGCCTCGCCCTGACGCTCTCCGGCGCGATGCTCGTGCGCCTGCTCGTCTCCGGGCACCGGGTCGGCACCGACCTGCGCCGCCGCCGCACCCAGCACCGCGAGCTCGTGGACCTCGTGGGCGAGCACCTCGAGGGCGCCCCGGCCCGCACCGCCGCCGCTGTCGCCCGGCCCGACGTGACGGTCCTCGCCCAGGGCAACCCCAGCGCCTACTGCCTGCCCGGCCGCGGGGACCGCATCGTCCTCACCCGCGCCGCCCTCGACCGGCTCGGCACTCCCGAGCTGCGCGCCGTCCTGGCGCACGAGCAGGGTCACCTCGACGCCCGGCACGACCTGCTGCTGGAGCTCTTCACGGTGCTCCACGAGGCGGTGCCCCGCCAGCTGCGGGTGGACGCGGCCCTCGCCGAGGTGCACCTGCTGGCCGAGGCGCTCGCCGACCGGATCGCCGAACAGCGCACCGGCCCGACCGATCTCGCCCGCGCCCTGGTCGCCATGGCCACGGCCGGCACCCCCGAGGTGACCGCCCGGGTCAGGCTCCTCACGCACCCGCCCGCGCCACGGCATACCCGCATCGCGGTGAGCCTCCTGGCACTGGCGACGCTCGCGCTCCCCGCCGCCGTGGTGATGCTTCTCACCCTCAGCTGA
- a CDS encoding BlaI/MecI/CopY family transcriptional regulator, which produces MPLRSTSLGDLERAVMDILWSEGPGLSVRDVLDHLERREHHKELAYTTIMTVLDRLSKKGIADRARDGRAWRYAAAASREELAASALRSTLDSVKADRTAAMLHFLDDASPGELDDLRAALAEVERRRA; this is translated from the coding sequence ATGCCGCTACGCAGCACCTCTCTCGGCGACCTGGAGCGCGCCGTGATGGACATCCTCTGGTCCGAGGGACCGGGGCTGTCGGTCCGTGACGTCCTGGACCACCTGGAGCGACGCGAGCACCACAAGGAGCTCGCCTACACGACGATCATGACCGTGCTGGACCGCCTGTCCAAGAAGGGGATCGCCGACCGCGCCCGCGACGGGCGGGCCTGGCGCTACGCCGCCGCCGCGAGCCGCGAGGAGCTGGCCGCCAGCGCGCTGCGCTCGACCCTGGACTCGGTCAAGGCGGACCGCACCGCCGCCATGCTGCACTTCCTCGACGACGCCAGCCCGGGCGAGCTCGACGACCTGCGGGCCGCGCTGGCCGAGGTCGAGCGCCGCCGCGCCTGA
- the galE gene encoding UDP-glucose 4-epimerase GalE yields the protein MRVLVTGGAGYIGSHTVIALARAGHEVVVVDDFSNSKPSVTPRLEELAGIPVTVHAFDLADGDKLDALLAQERFDAVIHFAAFKAVGESVAKPIDYYRNNIGATLRLVEAMVARDVPYLVFSSSATVYGEDAPVPMTETLPTSATNPYGWTKVMNEQILRDVTHAYPQLRVALLRYFNPVGAHPSGRIGEDPSDIPNNLMPFIAQVAVGRRDRLSVFGDDYDTVDGTGVRDYIHVEDLAEGHVAALEWISTHERALSVWNLGTGRGTSVLELVAAFERASGRQIPYDIVERRPGDIASSYADPSLAQSELGWRALRSVEDMCADTWRWQQANPKGYPD from the coding sequence ATGCGCGTTCTCGTCACCGGCGGCGCCGGCTACATCGGCTCCCACACCGTCATCGCCCTGGCCCGGGCCGGGCACGAGGTCGTCGTCGTCGACGACTTCTCCAACAGCAAGCCCTCGGTGACGCCCCGCCTCGAGGAGTTGGCCGGCATACCCGTCACGGTGCACGCCTTCGACCTCGCCGACGGCGACAAGCTCGACGCGCTGCTCGCCCAGGAGAGGTTCGACGCGGTGATCCACTTCGCGGCGTTCAAGGCCGTGGGCGAGTCGGTCGCGAAGCCGATCGACTACTACCGCAACAACATCGGGGCCACGCTGCGCCTGGTCGAGGCGATGGTCGCCCGCGACGTGCCCTACCTCGTCTTCTCCTCCAGCGCCACGGTCTACGGCGAGGACGCGCCGGTCCCGATGACCGAGACCCTGCCGACCTCGGCGACCAACCCCTACGGCTGGACCAAGGTCATGAACGAGCAGATCTTGCGCGACGTGACCCACGCCTACCCCCAGCTGCGCGTCGCGCTGCTGCGCTACTTCAACCCGGTGGGGGCGCACCCCTCGGGCCGCATCGGCGAGGACCCCTCGGACATCCCCAACAACCTCATGCCGTTCATCGCGCAGGTCGCCGTCGGGCGCCGCGACAGGCTGTCCGTCTTCGGCGACGACTACGACACCGTCGACGGCACCGGGGTGCGCGACTACATCCACGTCGAGGACCTCGCCGAGGGCCACGTCGCGGCGCTGGAGTGGATCAGCACCCACGAGCGGGCCTTGTCGGTGTGGAACCTCGGCACCGGCCGCGGCACCTCCGTCCTCGAGCTGGTCGCGGCCTTCGAGCGCGCGAGCGGGCGGCAGATCCCCTACGACATCGTCGAGCGGCGCCCGGGCGACATCGCGAGCTCGTATGCCGACCCCTCCCTCGCGCAGTCCGAGCTGGGCTGGCGCGCCTTGAGGTCGGTCGAGGACATGTGCGCCGACACGTGGCGCTGGCAGCAGGCCAACCCCAAGGGCTACCCCGACTGA
- a CDS encoding maleylpyruvate isomerase family mycothiol-dependent enzyme produces MAAPTSQIRAMTADQRRATLTLLRSLTPAQWQQPSACEGWTIQELVAHLTLPFGRQSRVLRETVRARGDFDLAADRMARQDAASRSPEDLVTQLADHVDHPWRPPGGGPAGALSHDVIHSYDLTLALGLDPVVTPERAGVVLSAFRPAHLRGFGVDLRRTRFEATDADLAIGAERERAERVVAAPVLDLIPLATGRPVAPSPG; encoded by the coding sequence ATGGCAGCACCGACATCACAGATCCGGGCGATGACGGCGGATCAGCGCCGCGCGACCCTGACCCTGCTCAGGTCCCTCACCCCGGCCCAGTGGCAGCAGCCCTCCGCGTGCGAGGGGTGGACCATCCAGGAGCTGGTGGCGCACCTGACGCTCCCCTTCGGACGGCAGAGCCGGGTGCTGCGCGAGACGGTGAGGGCGCGGGGCGACTTCGACCTGGCAGCCGACCGGATGGCTCGTCAGGACGCCGCGTCGAGGTCACCCGAGGACCTGGTGACGCAGCTCGCCGACCACGTCGACCACCCGTGGCGTCCCCCGGGCGGGGGCCCCGCCGGCGCGCTCTCGCACGACGTCATCCACTCCTACGACCTCACCCTCGCCCTGGGTCTCGACCCGGTGGTGACGCCCGAGCGGGCCGGCGTCGTGCTGTCGGCCTTCCGCCCGGCCCACCTGCGGGGCTTCGGCGTCGACCTGCGTCGCACCCGCTTCGAGGCCACCGATGCCGACCTCGCCATCGGCGCGGAGCGCGAACGCGCCGAGCGGGTCGTGGCCGCGCCGGTGCTCGACCTCATCCCGCTGGCGACCGGTCGCCCCGTGGCGCCATCTCCGGGGTGA
- a CDS encoding MFS transporter, translating to MAPPTTPSWGADFRRLWAATAASQAGSAVAVGALPFIAVTVLDVSDLQVSLLVAVAGIASAVLALPVGPWVEHRRKRPVMIGADLVRAAALLSLPVAHLLGSLIYVHLLLVAAVTSLGLVVESSAGSAHLKALVPREGRTSAAGWLDTTSWIAASAGPTLGGALLGVVGATVTVAINAAALVLAAAGITRLRTPEPEPPARAADHHWRRELLTGWRVIWGEDTLRLLFVNALVFGAVIIGASPLITVLMLRDLDLSPWQYGLALGLPCLGGILGAMLAPRIERRLGRGRALLGLGTARTFFILPIALAPTGWAGLGLIVVCDTLLLLAAGAFNPLFVAHRMDSVPDALMSRTSAAWSISARVAQPLGVTLLGLLAVATSTRVAIATAGVVLLLSPLALPWRALTSSLTPEMAPRGDRSPAG from the coding sequence ATGGCCCCACCGACGACGCCGTCCTGGGGGGCGGACTTCCGTCGTCTGTGGGCTGCCACCGCCGCCAGCCAGGCCGGGTCCGCGGTGGCGGTCGGTGCGCTGCCCTTCATCGCGGTGACCGTGCTCGACGTCTCCGACCTGCAGGTCTCCCTGCTGGTGGCCGTCGCCGGCATCGCGAGCGCCGTCCTGGCCCTGCCCGTCGGGCCCTGGGTCGAGCACCGCCGCAAGCGTCCGGTGATGATCGGCGCCGACCTCGTCCGGGCCGCGGCCCTGCTGTCGTTGCCGGTCGCCCACCTCCTCGGTTCGCTCATCTACGTCCACCTGCTGCTCGTCGCCGCGGTGACCTCGCTCGGCCTCGTCGTGGAGTCCAGCGCCGGGTCGGCGCACCTCAAGGCGCTGGTCCCGAGGGAGGGGCGCACCTCGGCCGCCGGGTGGCTTGACACCACCTCCTGGATCGCGGCCTCGGCCGGCCCGACCCTGGGTGGCGCCCTCCTCGGCGTCGTCGGCGCGACCGTGACCGTGGCGATCAACGCGGCGGCGCTCGTGCTCGCGGCTGCGGGCATCACCCGCCTGCGCACCCCCGAGCCGGAGCCTCCCGCGAGGGCCGCGGACCACCACTGGCGTCGCGAGCTGCTCACCGGGTGGCGGGTCATCTGGGGCGAGGACACCCTGCGCCTGTTGTTCGTCAACGCCCTCGTCTTCGGCGCCGTGATCATCGGCGCCTCACCGCTCATCACGGTGCTCATGCTGCGCGACCTCGACCTCAGCCCCTGGCAGTACGGCCTGGCGCTCGGCCTGCCCTGCCTCGGCGGGATTCTCGGGGCCATGCTCGCGCCGAGGATCGAGCGCCGACTCGGCCGGGGTCGCGCCCTGCTCGGCCTGGGCACCGCCCGGACGTTCTTCATCCTGCCGATCGCGCTGGCGCCCACCGGCTGGGCCGGGCTCGGTCTCATCGTGGTCTGCGACACGCTCCTCCTGCTGGCAGCAGGCGCCTTCAACCCGCTCTTCGTCGCGCACCGGATGGACTCCGTGCCGGACGCCCTCATGTCGCGCACGTCGGCGGCCTGGTCGATCAGCGCCCGGGTCGCCCAGCCCCTCGGGGTCACCCTGCTGGGGCTGCTCGCGGTGGCCACCTCGACCCGCGTGGCGATCGCGACCGCCGGGGTGGTCCTCCTCCTCTCACCCCTCGCGCTCCCCTGGCGCGCCCTGACGTCGTCCCTCACCCCGGAGATGGCGCCACGGGGCGACCGGTCGCCAGCGGGATGA
- a CDS encoding RDD family protein → MSWPPPPDRDRSDGPTDAPPWDTPPPIPPYVPGARRPGGPEDVPSGPPAPAQLRYADWGERVAATAIDASLVVGFLILLGVGSAFIDPLDDLAGLAWFGCVGYLGWLNGSRGQSPGKAVLGLKVLREHDGSTLGGLVGVLRSGLLWFLSAMTVSLFLIVNTLWPLRDAKHRTVHDMMFGAVVVSGYPKQRLDPRLLRP, encoded by the coding sequence ATGAGCTGGCCACCACCACCCGACCGCGACCGGTCGGACGGCCCCACCGACGCGCCCCCGTGGGACACCCCGCCGCCGATCCCGCCCTACGTGCCCGGAGCGCGCCGCCCCGGCGGCCCCGAGGACGTCCCGTCCGGGCCGCCAGCTCCCGCACAACTCCGGTATGCCGACTGGGGTGAGCGGGTGGCCGCGACAGCCATCGACGCGTCGCTCGTCGTCGGCTTTCTCATCCTCCTCGGCGTGGGGTCCGCCTTCATCGACCCGTTGGACGACCTCGCCGGACTCGCGTGGTTCGGCTGCGTGGGCTACCTCGGCTGGCTCAACGGATCCCGGGGTCAGTCGCCGGGCAAGGCGGTGCTCGGTCTCAAGGTGCTGCGGGAGCACGACGGTTCGACCCTTGGAGGTCTGGTGGGAGTGCTGCGCTCGGGGCTCCTGTGGTTCCTCAGCGCGATGACGGTCTCGCTCTTCCTCATCGTCAACACCCTGTGGCCCCTCAGGGACGCCAAGCACCGCACGGTGCACGACATGATGTTCGGCGCCGTGGTGGTCTCCGGCTACCCCAAGCAGCGGCTCGACCCCAGGCTGCTCCGGCCCTGA
- a CDS encoding nucleoside deaminase: protein MTDGSSITDIDRTHLTSAVDLAEAALEAGDEPFGSVLVSPDGEVLVEDHNHVSGGDHTQHPEFAIARWAAQHLSPEDRAASTVYTSGEHCPMCAAAHGWVGLGRIVYASSTEQLTGWRQALDMPPGPVAPLPITAVVPGAVVAGPDPEFSDRVRELHTRQAGRGAV, encoded by the coding sequence GTGACCGACGGCTCCAGCATCACCGACATCGACCGCACCCACCTGACCAGCGCCGTCGACCTCGCCGAGGCGGCGCTGGAGGCGGGCGACGAGCCCTTCGGCTCGGTGCTGGTCTCGCCCGACGGGGAGGTGCTCGTCGAGGACCACAACCACGTCTCGGGCGGTGACCACACGCAGCACCCGGAGTTCGCGATCGCCCGGTGGGCCGCGCAGCACCTGTCGCCGGAGGATCGCGCGGCGAGCACGGTCTACACCTCAGGTGAGCACTGCCCCATGTGCGCGGCCGCGCACGGCTGGGTCGGGCTCGGGCGGATCGTCTACGCCTCGTCCACTGAGCAGCTGACCGGCTGGCGGCAAGCGCTCGATATGCCGCCCGGCCCGGTCGCGCCGCTGCCGATCACCGCGGTGGTGCCGGGTGCCGTCGTCGCCGGGCCCGATCCCGAGTTCTCCGACCGGGTGCGCGAGCTGCATACCCGGCAGGCCGGGAGGGGAGCGGTATGA
- a CDS encoding SDR family oxidoreductase gives MTRGTVLLTGVGRRRGIAAGLAVALARAGWDLALSHWPDYDGRVGLEHGADDAETIAQECRELGADVLLLPADLADPQVPEQLVRAANARGDLTAIVMSHAESVDSAIRTTTVESWDRHFAVNARAAWLLLKAFAEHLPSDVRERGAARVVALTSDHTAHNLPYGASKGALDRTIVAAAHELADLGVRANVINPGPIDTGWMDDEIRAAVTAQTPLGRLGTPQDTADLVCFLLSEAGGWITGQVLYSNGGFRTAD, from the coding sequence ATGACGCGGGGCACCGTCCTGCTCACCGGCGTCGGTCGCCGACGTGGCATCGCGGCCGGTCTGGCCGTGGCGCTCGCGCGGGCGGGCTGGGACCTCGCGCTCAGCCACTGGCCGGACTACGACGGTCGGGTCGGCCTCGAGCACGGCGCGGACGACGCCGAGACCATCGCGCAGGAGTGCCGGGAGCTCGGCGCCGACGTGCTGCTGCTGCCCGCCGACCTGGCCGACCCGCAGGTGCCCGAGCAGCTCGTGCGTGCGGCCAACGCGCGGGGCGACCTCACGGCGATCGTCATGTCGCACGCCGAGAGCGTGGACAGCGCCATCCGCACGACGACCGTGGAGAGCTGGGACCGCCACTTCGCGGTCAACGCGCGGGCAGCTTGGCTGCTCCTCAAAGCGTTCGCCGAGCACCTGCCGAGCGACGTCCGTGAGCGTGGCGCGGCCCGGGTCGTCGCCCTGACCAGCGACCACACGGCGCACAACCTGCCGTACGGCGCGAGCAAGGGCGCCCTCGACCGCACGATCGTCGCCGCCGCGCACGAGCTGGCCGACCTGGGGGTGCGCGCCAATGTCATCAACCCCGGGCCGATCGACACGGGCTGGATGGACGACGAGATCCGCGCCGCCGTCACCGCCCAGACGCCGCTGGGGAGGCTCGGCACGCCGCAGGACACCGCCGACCTCGTGTGTTTCCTGCTGTCCGAGGCCGGCGGGTGGATCACCGGCCAGGTGCTCTACAGCAACGGCGGCTTCCGCACCGCGGACTGA
- a CDS encoding ABC transporter ATP-binding protein: MSEQTAYRDDDVVASTGPVLRGVDLHRTFGAGATEVHALAGVGLEVPAGRLTVVRGPSGSGKTTLLNLLGGLDRPTSGEVLLDDGWVLSALAEKEVLAVRRERIGYVFQSFGLVPVLSAAENVEVPLRLQKTPVAERARRVEEALELVGLARHTRQRPYELSGGQQQRVGIARALVSDPDILIADEPTGQLDSDTGAMIMDLLVRLTHERGIASVVSTHDPVLMGRADQVVELHDGRRV; encoded by the coding sequence ATGAGTGAGCAGACGGCATACCGGGACGACGACGTCGTGGCGAGCACCGGTCCGGTGCTGCGCGGGGTCGACCTCCACCGCACCTTCGGCGCGGGCGCGACGGAGGTGCACGCCCTCGCAGGCGTCGGCCTCGAAGTGCCTGCGGGGCGGCTCACCGTGGTCCGCGGCCCGTCCGGGTCCGGCAAGACGACCCTGCTCAACCTTCTCGGCGGACTCGACCGGCCGACGTCCGGAGAGGTGCTCCTCGACGACGGGTGGGTCCTGTCGGCGCTGGCGGAGAAGGAGGTGCTGGCGGTGCGCCGGGAGCGGATCGGCTACGTCTTCCAGAGCTTCGGGCTGGTGCCGGTGCTGTCGGCGGCGGAGAACGTCGAGGTGCCGCTGCGGTTGCAGAAGACACCGGTAGCCGAGCGTGCCCGACGGGTCGAGGAGGCTCTCGAGCTCGTCGGTCTGGCACGCCACACGAGGCAGCGGCCCTACGAGCTCTCCGGCGGGCAGCAGCAACGGGTCGGCATCGCCCGGGCGCTGGTGAGTGACCCGGACATCCTCATCGCCGACGAGCCGACCGGCCAGCTCGACTCCGACACCGGCGCCATGATCATGGACCTCCTCGTCCGGCTGACCCATGAGCGTGGGATCGCCTCGGTGGTCTCCACCCACGACCCGGTGCTCATGGGCCGCGCCGACCAGGTGGTCGAGCTCCACGACGGCCGACGGGTGTAG
- a CDS encoding ABC transporter ATP-binding protein: protein MSTIDRHVSTEHRDPAGQSSAGPVHPDTDPGGRARAGRDHPGRGSSDSAPATGEHSGLSAVREHQGPDIWCEDLVRIYSTEGVEVQALQGLNLVVDPGDVVALVGASGSGKSTLLGILSGLDRPTGGRARVAGVDLLSMSRGQRVDYQRHTVGFVWQQTSRNLLPFLTAAENVSLPMVISGRRARRERVGELLELLDIPDCAGRRPGELSGGQQQRVAIATALANSPAVLLADEPTGELDDTASAQVLEVMRDAAGRLGTTVLIVTHDPTVSDHVRRTVAIRDGRTSTEVLRYVVTDASGEQRQVAREYTVIDRAGRIQLPKAHVEGLGLRDRVRLEHEDTHVQVWPDDEEHQTGRVRDDADPSGAAPDQMAGAPDRSGGDADAADQPGQAGSGADQPGRATSAREDDDE from the coding sequence ATGAGCACCATCGACCGTCACGTCAGCACCGAGCACCGAGACCCAGCGGGGCAGAGTTCCGCTGGTCCGGTCCACCCGGACACGGATCCCGGAGGTAGGGCTCGTGCGGGTCGCGACCATCCGGGCCGCGGCAGCTCCGACTCTGCACCCGCCACCGGTGAGCACTCCGGCCTCTCCGCGGTGCGCGAGCACCAGGGCCCGGACATCTGGTGCGAGGACCTCGTCCGCATCTACTCCACGGAGGGCGTGGAGGTGCAGGCCCTGCAGGGGCTCAACCTCGTCGTCGACCCCGGGGACGTCGTCGCGCTCGTCGGCGCGAGCGGCTCCGGCAAGTCGACGCTGCTGGGCATCCTCTCCGGACTGGATCGTCCGACCGGTGGTCGGGCGCGCGTCGCCGGGGTCGACCTGCTGTCGATGAGCCGGGGGCAGCGGGTGGACTACCAGCGTCATACGGTCGGGTTCGTCTGGCAGCAGACCTCCCGCAACCTGCTCCCCTTCCTCACCGCCGCCGAGAACGTCAGCCTCCCCATGGTCATCTCCGGCCGCCGGGCGCGCCGCGAGCGCGTCGGTGAGCTGCTCGAGCTCCTCGACATCCCCGACTGCGCGGGACGCCGGCCCGGCGAGCTGTCCGGCGGCCAGCAGCAGCGGGTGGCAATCGCCACCGCCCTGGCCAACTCGCCCGCCGTCCTGCTCGCCGACGAGCCCACCGGGGAGCTCGACGACACGGCCTCCGCACAGGTCCTGGAGGTCATGCGCGACGCCGCCGGGCGGCTCGGCACCACGGTGCTCATCGTCACCCACGACCCCACCGTGTCCGACCACGTCCGGCGCACCGTCGCGATCCGGGACGGGCGGACCTCGACCGAGGTGCTGCGGTATGTCGTCACCGACGCCTCGGGCGAGCAGCGGCAGGTCGCGCGGGAGTACACCGTCATCGACCGGGCCGGCCGTATCCAGCTGCCCAAGGCGCACGTCGAGGGGCTGGGCCTCCGCGATCGCGTGCGGCTCGAGCACGAGGACACGCACGTGCAGGTCTGGCCCGATGACGAGGAGCATCAGACGGGGCGGGTGCGTGATGACGCCGACCCTTCTGGTGCTGCCCCCGACCAGATGGCGGGCGCACCCGACCGTTCGGGTGGGGACGCTGATGCAGCCGACCAGCCAGGGCAAGCGGGCAGTGGAGCCGACCAGCCAGGACGGGCGACATCCGCACGGGAGGACGACGATGAGTGA